Proteins from one Candidatus Desulfatibia profunda genomic window:
- the selB gene encoding selenocysteine-specific translation elongation factor, producing the protein MKKIILGTAGHIDHGKTSLIKAVTGINTDRLKEEKLRGITIELGFAFLDLPSGQHLGIVDVPGHEKFVKNMVAGATGIDIVAMVIAADEGVMPQTREHMEICTLLDVKYGLVVLTKTDLVDEEWLELVIDDIRNFTQGTFLEDKLIVPVSSVTGQGLSEFIKALDKLSREVPIRPPSSLFRLPVDRVFTMKGFGTVITGTLISGRVQVGDTVMIYPSGITSKVRGIQAHNQSVEMAEAGMRTAINFQGLEKASVLRGEIVSSPGALIPSYMLDVSLHYLDSNKKPIKNRARVRFHSGTSEVLGILALLETEELLPGKTTVAQLRLDTPVALIKDDRFVIRSYSPVRTIGGGHILNPIPQKHKRFRPEIIKGLKGLVDQEPETIISYHVNEADLRGISFSELKIMTNLPEKQLLNVLQALLSKRTLLVADKESQIYIHQSNFDKLTKEASDHLGHYHRTNPLKAGMPKEELKSKFPVALGSKLFNLMLNQMVKDQKIVQDENTVRLTSHTVSLGVDQAEVKKRILDAYREGGLTPPYFKELTKSFDIETQRAKDVLMLLVDEGLIIKAKEDLYFYAEAVENLKKKLVDFLVSNQEITTPQFKDMTGVSRKFLIPLIEYFDAKNVTIRVGDTRRLRSG; encoded by the coding sequence ATGAAAAAGATTATTCTCGGCACCGCTGGACATATCGATCACGGGAAAACCTCTCTAATCAAAGCGGTGACCGGTATCAATACCGACCGGTTAAAGGAAGAAAAGCTTCGCGGCATCACCATTGAACTCGGATTTGCGTTTCTCGACCTCCCCAGCGGCCAACATCTGGGCATCGTCGATGTTCCGGGTCATGAAAAATTTGTAAAAAATATGGTTGCCGGAGCCACCGGAATTGATATTGTTGCCATGGTGATCGCTGCTGATGAAGGCGTGATGCCCCAGACCCGAGAACACATGGAGATATGCACGCTCCTGGATGTTAAATACGGCCTGGTTGTTCTGACCAAAACCGACCTTGTGGATGAAGAGTGGCTGGAACTTGTCATCGATGATATCAGAAATTTTACCCAAGGGACTTTTTTAGAAGATAAACTGATTGTGCCGGTATCATCCGTGACCGGTCAGGGGCTTTCCGAATTTATCAAGGCTCTGGACAAACTCAGCCGCGAGGTCCCCATACGGCCGCCTTCAAGCCTGTTCCGGCTGCCTGTTGATCGGGTTTTCACCATGAAGGGGTTCGGAACCGTGATTACCGGCACCCTGATTTCCGGACGTGTTCAGGTGGGTGATACCGTCATGATATACCCTTCCGGTATTACATCGAAAGTACGGGGAATTCAGGCCCATAACCAGAGTGTCGAGATGGCTGAAGCCGGCATGCGGACAGCCATTAATTTTCAGGGGCTTGAAAAGGCCTCTGTCCTTCGCGGCGAAATTGTCTCCAGTCCGGGAGCCTTAATTCCGAGCTACATGCTTGACGTTTCCCTTCATTACCTTGATAGCAACAAGAAGCCGATTAAAAATCGTGCCCGTGTCAGATTTCATTCGGGAACCAGCGAAGTGCTCGGTATCCTGGCACTTTTAGAAACAGAGGAACTCCTCCCGGGAAAAACAACGGTGGCCCAACTGCGACTCGATACGCCGGTTGCCCTTATCAAGGATGACAGATTCGTCATCAGAAGTTACTCCCCGGTGCGAACCATCGGCGGCGGCCATATTCTGAACCCGATTCCGCAAAAGCACAAGCGCTTTAGACCGGAAATCATTAAGGGGTTAAAAGGCCTTGTGGACCAGGAACCTGAAACCATCATCTCCTATCATGTAAATGAAGCCGACCTTCGCGGGATTTCTTTTTCCGAACTTAAAATCATGACCAATCTTCCCGAAAAACAACTGCTCAACGTTTTGCAAGCATTGTTGTCTAAACGGACACTCCTTGTGGCTGACAAGGAAAGCCAGATTTATATTCACCAAAGCAACTTTGACAAGCTTACAAAAGAGGCGTCCGATCATCTTGGCCACTATCACCGCACCAACCCCCTGAAAGCCGGCATGCCCAAAGAAGAATTAAAGTCCAAGTTTCCAGTTGCTCTGGGCTCAAAACTTTTCAATCTGATGCTCAATCAGATGGTCAAGGACCAAAAAATCGTTCAGGATGAAAATACGGTTCGCCTAACTTCTCACACGGTTTCCCTCGGTGTTGACCAGGCTGAAGTCAAAAAAAGAATTTTAGATGCGTATCGGGAAGGCGGCCTGACGCCACCTTATTTTAAAGAACTCACCAAAAGCTTCGATATTGAAACCCAGCGGGCCAAAGACGTACTCATGCTGCTTGTTGACGAAGGTCTGATCATCAAGGCCAAAGAAGACCTTTATTTTTATGCAGAAGCTGTCGAAAATCTGAAGAAGAAACTTGTCGACTTCCTTGTATCCAACCAGGAAATTACTACTCCGCAATTCAAGGATATGACCGGAGTGTCGCGTAAATTTTTAATTCCGTTGATTGAATACTTTGACGCCAAGAATGTAACTATCCGCGTCGGAGACACTCGCAGACTCAGAAGCGGATGA
- a CDS encoding DUF2333 family protein — MENSINNDTSDLKETEFKMFATKHIVVGILLTVVALWVIGSVLGFFEKPAGVKVARQHETDTANKTKAESADEQTKTAEPETLKAKTEYNKGTAGHIMSTDFVAMGKDTPAGEAIRSLKKQRRDINQSFQVYVVDPHDRLVGMVTLKQLMFANDKASLKDLMSKKINSVIADTDEEKVAKLMARENIKVLPVVNKDKQIAGIVKAEDVGTLIQEKPVETARKKPAVKKPVHPDVSPELETAEAEIFRPNGVAFIEALIQPLTYELHERFWGWRPNDILNFTDNVNNFQQGVLEVTRRTAVILAERISRTGSTASFDPNLERAMNWFMIKSDRYWFPSPESKYSDGIKELKIYKEKLEKGAAKFYTRTDNLIPLLAAYEDLLGSCDENLIKDKENDGTPLSFFKADDYFFYAKGVASAMHTILGAILEDFHTTIDSRRGLELLHHAIESCHHAVAIDPLIVTNSDLSGVLANHRANMAAPISHARFYLGVLIKTLST; from the coding sequence ATGGAAAACTCAATAAACAATGATACGAGTGATCTTAAAGAAACCGAATTTAAAATGTTTGCCACCAAACACATCGTTGTGGGCATATTGCTGACTGTTGTTGCCCTGTGGGTAATAGGGAGTGTTCTCGGTTTTTTCGAAAAACCCGCCGGCGTTAAGGTCGCCCGACAGCACGAAACCGATACCGCTAATAAAACCAAGGCAGAAAGTGCCGATGAACAAACAAAGACAGCCGAACCTGAAACTTTGAAAGCAAAAACCGAATACAACAAAGGTACGGCCGGACACATCATGAGCACCGACTTTGTTGCCATGGGAAAGGACACGCCTGCGGGAGAAGCTATCAGGTCTTTGAAAAAGCAGCGTCGCGATATTAACCAGTCGTTTCAAGTCTATGTAGTCGATCCACACGACAGGCTGGTAGGTATGGTTACCTTGAAACAGCTGATGTTTGCCAACGATAAAGCCTCCCTGAAAGACCTTATGTCCAAGAAGATCAATTCCGTGATTGCAGATACCGACGAAGAAAAAGTGGCCAAGCTGATGGCCCGTGAGAATATTAAGGTGCTGCCGGTTGTCAATAAAGACAAACAGATAGCAGGTATCGTCAAGGCCGAAGATGTCGGCACGCTCATTCAGGAAAAACCCGTTGAAACCGCTCGTAAAAAACCGGCGGTCAAAAAACCCGTGCATCCAGACGTGTCCCCTGAGCTTGAGACCGCTGAAGCTGAAATATTTCGACCCAATGGTGTCGCCTTTATCGAGGCTTTGATTCAACCGCTGACTTATGAACTGCACGAAAGATTCTGGGGCTGGCGTCCCAACGACATCTTGAATTTTACCGACAACGTCAATAATTTCCAACAGGGCGTTCTGGAGGTCACCCGCCGAACCGCCGTGATTTTAGCGGAAAGAATATCCCGTACCGGCAGCACTGCTTCATTTGATCCAAACCTTGAACGCGCCATGAACTGGTTCATGATAAAATCAGACCGGTACTGGTTCCCGTCTCCGGAATCGAAATACAGCGACGGAATTAAAGAGCTGAAAATCTACAAGGAAAAGCTGGAAAAAGGCGCCGCCAAATTTTACACTCGAACCGACAATTTAATCCCTCTGCTGGCGGCTTATGAAGACCTGCTGGGAAGCTGCGATGAAAATTTGATCAAAGACAAGGAAAATGACGGTACACCGCTCAGTTTTTTTAAAGCCGACGACTACTTTTTCTATGCCAAGGGAGTGGCCAGCGCCATGCACACCATTCTGGGTGCCATCCTGGAAGACTTTCATACCACCATAGATTCACGACGGGGCCTGGAACTTCTGCATCATGCCATCGAGTCATGTCATCATGCCGTTGCAATCGATCCCTTGATCGTCACCAACAGCGACTTGAGCGGCGTACTTGCCAATCATCGCGCCAACATGGCGGCCCCGATCAGCCACGCCCGTTTTTATCTGGGAGTACTGATTAAGACACTTTCGACTTAA
- the hemW gene encoding radical SAM family heme chaperone HemW, whose product MQPATSIKELHPPEPAGIYVHIPFCVRKCSYCDFYSIGDRSARPAFIEALVHEMHLKSNFAERFDTLYIGGGTPSVFDTETIGRIIAAAQQSFHILNGAEITLEVNPGTLTPEDFAGYRSAGVNRISIGVQSFNPFNLDFLGRIHTSSDAALAVRWARDAGFENLSLDLIYGIPGQTETAWIKDLQRALEFEPEHLSCYMLSYEPGTPLDTGRQKGRFRPLPEGDVGNLFEVTAAFLDSRGYAQYEISSFARTGPGRSGKGSFERNRSRHNRKYWSFVPYLGLGPSAHSFKEPERCWNQPHVSHYIKALAAGRFPPAAKEVLSRSQLMMEAIYLGLRQTEGICFEAFAEKFGLSFQRCFGDTIQDLEKRGFIRFAQNRCALTRPGLLLLDSITFMLIDQI is encoded by the coding sequence GTGCAACCCGCAACGAGCATCAAGGAACTCCATCCGCCTGAACCTGCCGGGATATATGTGCATATCCCGTTTTGCGTTCGGAAATGCTCCTATTGCGATTTCTATTCCATCGGCGATAGATCAGCGAGACCCGCATTCATAGAGGCTCTGGTGCATGAGATGCACCTGAAATCAAATTTTGCTGAAAGGTTTGATACCCTGTATATAGGCGGCGGAACGCCTTCTGTTTTTGATACGGAAACTATCGGCCGGATCATTGCCGCGGCCCAGCAATCATTTCATATCCTTAACGGTGCGGAAATAACCCTTGAGGTCAACCCGGGCACGCTAACTCCGGAAGACTTCGCCGGCTACCGGAGTGCCGGCGTTAACCGCATCAGCATCGGAGTCCAATCGTTTAACCCGTTCAATTTAGACTTCCTGGGGCGAATCCATACCAGCAGCGACGCCGCTCTGGCTGTTCGGTGGGCCAGAGACGCCGGATTTGAAAATCTGAGCCTTGATCTTATTTACGGTATTCCGGGGCAGACCGAAACAGCCTGGATCAAAGATTTGCAGCGGGCCCTGGAATTTGAACCGGAGCACCTTTCCTGCTACATGCTCAGCTATGAACCGGGAACGCCTCTGGATACCGGCCGGCAAAAGGGGCGATTTCGCCCGCTGCCGGAAGGCGACGTCGGCAACTTGTTTGAGGTCACTGCGGCGTTCTTGGACAGCCGGGGTTATGCTCAATATGAGATATCCAGTTTTGCACGCACCGGCCCCGGCAGATCCGGGAAGGGCAGTTTCGAGCGGAACCGTTCGCGGCACAACCGCAAATATTGGTCGTTTGTACCATACCTGGGACTTGGACCTTCGGCCCATTCATTTAAAGAACCTGAGCGTTGCTGGAATCAGCCCCATGTGAGCCATTATATCAAGGCGCTGGCAGCGGGCAGATTCCCACCGGCCGCAAAAGAGGTATTAAGTCGATCCCAGCTCATGATGGAGGCGATTTACCTGGGGCTCAGACAAACAGAAGGAATTTGCTTCGAGGCGTTTGCAGAAAAGTTTGGCCTAAGCTTTCAGCGTTGCTTCGGGGACACGATTCAGGACTTGGAGAAGAGGGGCTTCATCAGATTTGCTCAAAACCGCTGCGCACTGACACGCCCAGGCCTGCTGCTGCTGGACAGCATCACGTTCATGTTGATCGATCAGATATAG
- a CDS encoding 2-oxoacid:acceptor oxidoreductase family protein, whose translation MEMCRIVFSGSGGQGVVTASILLAEAAVLYESLNAVQSQSYGPEARGGSTRSDVIISDSNINYPKVIQPNVLVSLTQQAYDKFYPIIRPGGLLITDTRFVKIRSKVDAQHQELPMYQTVMDKIGKPIVFNICMLGAVIALTDIVKTESVIKVLESRIPSNFLEINQNALTLGIQLAEVIKR comes from the coding sequence ATGGAAATGTGCCGAATTGTTTTTTCAGGCTCAGGAGGTCAAGGGGTCGTCACTGCCTCGATTCTTCTGGCCGAGGCTGCCGTGCTATACGAAAGTTTAAATGCGGTTCAGTCCCAGTCTTACGGACCCGAAGCCAGGGGCGGGTCAACGCGTTCCGACGTTATTATCTCCGATTCGAACATCAATTACCCCAAGGTGATTCAGCCCAATGTGCTGGTCAGCCTCACCCAGCAGGCCTATGACAAGTTTTATCCCATCATCCGGCCCGGCGGGCTGCTGATCACCGATACCCGTTTTGTCAAAATTCGAAGTAAGGTTGATGCTCAGCATCAAGAACTCCCCATGTACCAGACCGTAATGGACAAGATCGGCAAGCCGATTGTTTTCAATATATGCATGTTGGGTGCAGTCATCGCCCTGACGGATATTGTTAAGACGGAATCGGTCATAAAGGTTCTGGAATCTCGAATCCCGTCCAATTTTTTGGAAATAAATCAAAACGCCCTGACTCTGGGGATCCAACTGGCAGAGGTGATAAAAAGGTAA
- a CDS encoding 2-oxoacid:ferredoxin oxidoreductase subunit beta: MAIKEYIRERFFPHIWCPGCGHGIVLNSLLRAIEKLGMSKNEIVMVSGIGCSSRISGYVDFHTLHTIHGRALAFATGVKLSRPELNLIVPMGDGDALAIGGNHFIHAARRNIDITAIVMNNRIYGMTGGQYSPLSGYGTMATTAPYTNIDHSFDTVQLAMAAGATFVARTTTYHVQQMTKIFREAVLHEGFSVVEVLSQCPTYFGRKNRLGTAVDMMEQYKNNTTPVGSKAKKENPDLIERGIFVQKELPEYCHEYDKIIERAMKG; encoded by the coding sequence ATGGCAATCAAAGAGTACATCAGAGAAAGATTTTTCCCGCATATCTGGTGTCCGGGATGCGGTCACGGGATTGTCTTGAACAGTCTCCTCAGGGCCATCGAAAAGCTGGGAATGAGCAAGAATGAAATCGTAATGGTATCGGGGATCGGATGCTCGTCCCGGATTTCAGGATATGTCGATTTCCATACACTTCACACCATTCACGGCCGGGCCCTGGCATTTGCCACCGGCGTCAAACTGAGTCGTCCCGAGCTGAATCTGATCGTTCCCATGGGGGACGGCGATGCCCTGGCCATTGGCGGCAATCATTTCATCCATGCCGCCCGCCGCAATATCGATATAACGGCCATTGTCATGAACAACCGTATCTACGGCATGACCGGCGGGCAGTATTCTCCCTTGTCCGGCTATGGCACCATGGCCACCACGGCGCCGTATACCAATATTGACCACAGCTTTGATACGGTCCAGCTGGCTATGGCTGCCGGGGCGACGTTTGTGGCCCGCACGACCACCTATCATGTGCAGCAGATGACCAAAATATTTAGGGAGGCCGTTTTGCATGAGGGCTTTTCCGTGGTAGAGGTGCTGTCCCAGTGCCCTACCTATTTTGGACGTAAAAACAGGCTCGGAACCGCAGTAGATATGATGGAGCAGTATAAAAACAACACCACGCCCGTCGGCTCCAAAGCCAAAAAGGAAAACCCCGACTTGATCGAGCGGGGTATCTTTGTTCAGAAAGAGCTGCCGGAGTACTGTCATGAGTACGACAAAATCATCGAGAGGGCGATGAAAGGATAG
- a CDS encoding 2-oxoacid:acceptor oxidoreductase subunit alpha: MSDNIKFLQGNEACVEGALYAGLEFFAGYPITPSTEIAELLAYRLPQRGGRFIQMEDEIASMCAIIGASLTGRKVMTATSGPGFSLMQEALGYAIMAEIPCVIVNVQRGGPSTGIPTHVSQGDVNQARWGTHGDHAVVTLTASNHQDVFAMTVEAFNIAETYRTPVILLFDEVVGHMREQLVVPQEGELALVERLRTAVKAGVDYHPYLPREDGRLPMSDFGGIHRYNVTGLFHDMWGFPSDKPQVVHDLIRHLVDKINNNVNQITKYKSYYLDDAEFILISYGASARSALHLVEYLRPRGERIGLLELQTLWPFPDYLVREKCGHAKYVIVVEMNMGQILQEVRRVMDQPQKVFLANRIDGVFITPMDIRNIMRVVQGKGV, encoded by the coding sequence ATGAGCGATAACATCAAATTTTTGCAGGGCAACGAAGCCTGCGTGGAGGGCGCCCTGTATGCCGGACTGGAATTCTTTGCAGGATATCCCATCACCCCGTCTACTGAAATTGCCGAACTGTTGGCGTACCGGCTGCCCCAAAGAGGCGGCCGCTTTATTCAGATGGAAGATGAAATCGCCTCCATGTGCGCCATCATCGGAGCTTCTTTGACCGGCCGTAAAGTCATGACCGCCACCAGCGGCCCGGGATTTTCCTTGATGCAGGAAGCCCTCGGCTATGCGATTATGGCGGAAATCCCCTGCGTGATTGTCAATGTGCAGCGCGGCGGTCCTTCCACGGGCATACCGACCCATGTCAGCCAGGGCGATGTAAATCAGGCCCGCTGGGGGACTCACGGCGATCATGCCGTTGTGACGCTGACGGCATCCAACCATCAGGATGTGTTTGCAATGACCGTGGAGGCCTTTAATATTGCCGAAACCTATCGCACACCGGTAATTCTGCTTTTTGATGAAGTCGTCGGACACATGCGGGAGCAGCTGGTGGTGCCCCAAGAAGGGGAACTTGCACTGGTGGAAAGACTGCGGACGGCGGTCAAAGCGGGCGTGGACTATCATCCCTACTTGCCGCGTGAAGACGGCCGGCTGCCCATGTCTGATTTCGGCGGCATTCACCGTTACAATGTCACCGGTCTTTTCCACGATATGTGGGGATTTCCTTCGGACAAGCCTCAGGTGGTTCACGATCTTATTCGCCACCTGGTGGACAAGATCAACAACAACGTCAATCAAATCACAAAATACAAATCGTATTACCTGGATGATGCCGAGTTCATTCTAATTTCTTACGGAGCATCGGCTCGCTCGGCCCTTCATCTAGTGGAATACCTCAGACCCAGGGGGGAACGGATCGGACTGCTGGAACTCCAGACACTGTGGCCGTTCCCGGATTATCTTGTTCGCGAAAAGTGCGGGCATGCCAAATATGTGATCGTCGTGGAAATGAACATGGGCCAGATTCTTCAGGAAGTCAGAAGGGTTATGGATCAACCCCAAAAGGTGTTTCTGGCAAATCGCATCGACGGTGTTTTTATAACGCCTATGGATATCAGGAATATCATGCGGGTGGTTCAGGGAAAGGGTGTGTGA
- a CDS encoding 4Fe-4S binding protein, giving the protein MAKPKLKNHAINREWCKGCGICVHFCPKNVLELDEEDKVFAARRTDCICCQLCEFRCPDLAIEIETE; this is encoded by the coding sequence ATGGCAAAACCAAAGTTAAAGAATCATGCCATCAACCGGGAATGGTGCAAAGGATGTGGTATCTGTGTGCATTTTTGCCCCAAGAATGTTCTGGAACTTGATGAGGAGGACAAGGTGTTTGCAGCGCGACGCACGGATTGTATCTGCTGCCAGCTCTGCGAGTTCAGGTGTCCGGATCTTGCGATTGAAATCGAAACTGAATAG
- a CDS encoding radical SAM protein produces the protein MNQKYKTDETYHGFEQGPIRPPSEAYSLLIRVTRNCPWNRCTFCPVYKGTRFSIRPVEHVKRDIDAVHKYVTIIRQMSDQSGHVRPVEIRNAAGRIESWESQAFQAALNWFSGGMRSVFIQDANSLIIKPSDLEEILVHLGNRFPWVERITSYARSHTIARIKTDDLKALRKAGLNRIHIGLESGSDLVLKMARKGVTKATHIKAGLKVKTAGIQLSEYVMPGLGGREYSDIHATETADALNRINPDFIRLRTLAIPNGIELFDDWQTGRFEKCTDVMMAREILLMIEHLDGITSVLKSDHILNLFENLEGAFPGDKTRMMAIIRAFLAMEPQWRCVYQVGRRLGLFAKLSDMESPRRLAKAEKFCRQLGITPDNVDDVIDELMKRFI, from the coding sequence ATGAACCAAAAATACAAGACAGACGAAACCTATCACGGGTTCGAACAGGGCCCCATACGACCGCCCAGCGAGGCCTACAGCCTTCTCATAAGGGTGACCCGAAACTGCCCTTGGAACCGTTGTACGTTTTGTCCTGTTTACAAGGGCACCCGATTCTCCATCCGTCCGGTTGAACATGTCAAAAGGGATATCGATGCCGTTCACAAATACGTAACGATCATCCGGCAAATGAGCGACCAATCCGGCCATGTTCGTCCGGTTGAAATCCGCAATGCCGCCGGAAGGATTGAATCCTGGGAGTCTCAGGCGTTTCAGGCGGCATTGAACTGGTTTTCCGGCGGGATGCGTTCGGTATTTATTCAGGACGCCAACAGCCTCATCATAAAACCATCCGATCTTGAGGAAATTCTGGTTCACCTTGGTAATCGCTTTCCATGGGTGGAACGGATCACATCGTATGCGCGGTCACATACGATTGCCCGGATAAAGACCGATGACCTGAAGGCACTCAGGAAAGCCGGGTTAAACCGAATACACATCGGTCTTGAATCCGGTTCCGACCTGGTGCTTAAAATGGCCCGAAAGGGTGTTACCAAGGCAACTCATATCAAGGCAGGCCTCAAAGTCAAAACAGCCGGCATCCAACTGTCGGAATACGTCATGCCCGGACTGGGGGGCAGGGAATATTCCGATATCCATGCCACCGAGACCGCCGATGCCTTAAACCGCATTAATCCGGATTTCATCAGGCTGAGGACCCTGGCCATTCCCAACGGTATCGAACTTTTTGACGACTGGCAAACGGGCCGGTTTGAAAAATGCACGGATGTGATGATGGCCAGGGAGATTTTACTGATGATCGAACATTTAGACGGCATCACCAGCGTTCTAAAGAGTGATCACATCCTGAATCTGTTTGAGAATCTTGAAGGTGCTTTTCCAGGGGACAAAACGCGGATGATGGCGATCATTCGCGCCTTTCTGGCGATGGAGCCCCAGTGGCGGTGTGTGTATCAGGTAGGGCGGCGGCTCGGGCTTTTCGCTAAACTCAGCGATATGGAAAGTCCCCGCCGGCTGGCCAAGGCCGAGAAATTCTGCCGGCAGCTTGGAATAACGCCGGATAACGTTGATGACGTTATTGATGAGCTGATGAAGCGATTCATCTGA
- the mltG gene encoding endolytic transglycosylase MltG, with the protein MIAVTLFLGICVACCLYLDLIIYAGQPADMEAVEKVVIVRPGQGFKAFSERLYHAGIIKYPAKFRWLARIKRHDKSIKAGEYALSSAMPPSEILGILVSGKVLLYKFTIPEGYNLRQIAALVASSGFAPEADFLKVATDTALVHKMGIDAETFEGYLFPDTYYFPKDAGPETIISTMVKRFWTAFKPEWRNRAKTLMLSVHQVVTLASLIEKETGVAFERPIISSVFHNRLKRHMRLESDPTVIYGLADYDGNITRKHLTTPTSYNTYTIYGLPPGPIASAGIDAIEAALYPADTQFLYFVSKRDYTHQFSTNIKDHNLAVSKYQLRK; encoded by the coding sequence ATGATTGCCGTCACACTGTTTTTAGGTATCTGTGTTGCTTGCTGTCTTTATTTGGATCTTATAATCTATGCCGGCCAGCCTGCCGATATGGAAGCAGTGGAAAAAGTTGTGATCGTACGCCCGGGTCAGGGATTTAAAGCCTTTTCCGAACGGCTGTATCATGCCGGTATTATCAAATACCCAGCGAAATTCAGGTGGCTGGCCCGCATTAAACGGCATGATAAAAGCATAAAAGCCGGCGAATACGCCCTTTCTTCCGCCATGCCACCCAGCGAAATTCTGGGGATACTGGTCAGCGGAAAGGTTCTCCTTTACAAATTCACCATACCCGAAGGCTATAATCTCAGGCAGATTGCTGCTCTTGTTGCCAGCTCAGGCTTTGCACCCGAAGCCGATTTTCTAAAAGTTGCAACCGACACCGCGCTGGTGCATAAAATGGGAATCGATGCCGAGACCTTCGAGGGCTATCTTTTTCCGGATACCTATTACTTCCCAAAAGACGCCGGACCGGAAACGATCATCTCCACAATGGTCAAAAGATTCTGGACCGCGTTTAAGCCTGAATGGAGGAACCGGGCCAAAACCCTTATGCTCTCTGTTCACCAGGTCGTAACCCTTGCGTCTTTGATCGAAAAGGAAACCGGTGTTGCCTTTGAACGACCCATCATTTCATCGGTTTTCCATAATCGTCTCAAACGCCATATGCGCCTTGAAAGCGACCCTACGGTTATTTACGGCCTAGCGGATTATGACGGGAATATTACCCGCAAGCATTTAACCACGCCGACGTCGTATAACACCTATACGATATACGGGCTTCCCCCCGGTCCAATTGCTAGCGCCGGCATCGATGCCATTGAGGCCGCCCTCTACCCGGCGGATACCCAATTCCTATATTTTGTTTCCAAAAGAGACTATACACACCAGTTTTCAACAAATATCAAAGACCATAACCTGGCGGTAAGCAAGTATCAATTGCGCAAATAA